DNA sequence from the Oxalobacteraceae sp. CFBP 8761 genome:
CGATGATCTGCACGAACTGGCGTTTGCGACTCATGATTCCCGAATTTGGAAAGCCGGAGACGATCCCGATCGACACGTAAGTGACGCCGGAAGGTCCTTTGCGCTGGCCACTGTAGTAATGAAAACCCGGCTGATTGGCGCTGTTGAACGTGCCAAGAACGGCATTGTCGTAGCCGTTCCAGTGCGCCTTGCGCGGAAAATTCTCTACCAGTTGCTGCACATTGGCTTGTTCGCATGCGGCGGTTTCGCAGGCATACAAGGTCTGGAAGCCTGCGGCTTCGAGCGCATGGCGGTAGTTGCGGTAGATCTCGAGCGGACTGCTGTCATCGGGCGCAAGATACAGGCGGTTGCTGATCTTGCCCTCGACCGGGATCAGTACCGGTTTGCCTTTCTGCACAGTCACGACCGACGCCTGCTCCAGGCGGCTGTCGCCGTACATGTACAGGATCGACCCCTTGTACCGGCTCAGTAGCGGACTGTCGGCGCCACCCTTGCGGTCGACGGCCGTCTTGTCGGCGGCCAGCACAGGGGCCGTCGTCAGCAGCGCTGCGCCCAACCATATGGCCGCGTGAAGCTTATTGCACACTGCGGGTGCGTCGCAGTTCCGAATTGAGTGCCTGAATATTTTTTTGATGGTCATACAACTCCTGGGTAAGTCGCTGGCTGTCGGTAGCGGATAACTTGTTGGTCTTGTTGCCGGCATTCTGCGCACGCTGCATTGCGGCAGCATACTTGCGCGCTTCAGTCGCGAGTTCTTCTTGCAGGATACCAATACGGTCGCGATCACGCCTGTCCTGTTCGGCAGCGCTGATGCGCAGCATGGGCTCGGGTGCCGCACGCACCGCCGGAG
Encoded proteins:
- a CDS encoding OmpA family protein, translating into MCNKLHAAIWLGAALLTTAPVLAADKTAVDRKGGADSPLLSRYKGSILYMYGDSRLEQASVVTVQKGKPVLIPVEGKISNRLYLAPDDSSPLEIYRNYRHALEAAGFQTLYACETAACEQANVQQLVENFPRKAHWNGYDNAVLGTFNSANQPGFHYYSGQRKGPSGVTYVSIGIVSGFPNSGIMSRKRQFVQIIEPAATQLGNVEVDAAAITTGLKRDGKMALYGIEFDTNKAVLRSDSASQLAQMANVLKATPAMKVFIVGHTDNQGEFAANSTLSQKRAEAVCAALASTYGIASTRLVARGVANLAPVSTNESDEGRAKNRRVEMVVR